CCTTTTTTATACTTAGATTCTCCGATCAACAAAGTAAGAAAAACAGAAATTCCCGGAATAAAAAAGCAAGCAACAGCCAAGGATAGTCCATCCCCCATTTTAACCCCAAAATCTATATAATCAAGATAGTAAATAAGCAATACCTTAATACAAAACAATAGAAAAACGGTAAGAAATGGGTTATTCTTCATCATTATTTTTTTATTTTCCTAATAAGAATACGGCAGGAACTTTATGCAACTCAGGCTTTTGTTTTTGCCAGTCTTTTATTGTTTTTGTTTTGATAAATTCGTGTTCCGGATCATTGATATTGGCAGCGATACAAAGCTTGGTATTGGGAGATAAAAACTTTAAAAGGTCTTCAATAAGCTGATTATTTCTATATGGGGTTTCCATAAAGATCTGTGAATACCCTGTTTTCTGAACCAATCCTTCAAGGTTCGTCATCTGCTTCTTTTTTTCTCCTTTATCGATGGGAAGGTATCCATGGAAGGTAAATTCCTGCCCATTAAACCCACTGGATATTAAAGCCAGAATAATAGATGATGGCCCTGAGATAGGAATAACACGGATATTTTTTTCATGACACCATTTTACCATCAGGTTTCCCGGATCTGCAATACAAGGCAATCCTGCTTCTGAAAGCAATCCGAAATCCTGTCCTTTCAGCATAAGTTGTTGAGCTTCTTTAATATCGGCATTTTCCGTATACTTATCCAACAAAAATAGTTTCAGATCTGATTGTTTCTTTTCAGGAGCAAAGAATTTAACGACCTTTCTGGCGGTTTTCTCATTTTCCACAAAGAAGTAATCCGTTTGCATGATATATTCCTTAATAACAGGTGCAAAATGAGTAATAGAGGTATTTTCTGATAAGTAGGCAGGGAGTAAAAAAAGCATTGTTTTATTTTTTAGTTCTTTCGTTTAATGATGGTTGTGGGAAGTATTTTGCAAGATCCATGGAGAAGGTTACAGAGGTTATTTTCCAAATTCCGTTAATCTTCATCAGCGTCCAGATTTCTTTTCCCCAGTTTTCCATTTTTCCTTCATACCAAAAACTGTAATCGAAATTGGCAGAAGCTACCGCTCCATCTTCAACGATTTTAATATTGTCAAATTTTTCTTCAGACTTGTCGTCTTTAAAGCCTTTGATGAAAGCTTTATAATCATCAGCAAAATAATATTCTGCTTTAGGATTTTTCTCCAGACGTTTCGCCTGTGTCCTGTCTTTATAGATTCCAGTCCAGAGCACTGGTTCCTGAAATAGCGACAGGTATTGAGCTTCATTTCTTGTTTTAATACTTTCCATAAAGTCGTTCATTACTTTAAGGATTTCGTTTTCATCTTTCGTTTGAGCGAAGGAGAAATTAAAGCTTACGATGAGTAGTAATAGCAGTTTTTTCATGGTTATGTTATTAGGATTTGCTTTCTGATGGCATCACATCCTTTCTCCAAAAGCTGGAAAACATGTTCAAAATCTTGCATATCTCCCCAATAAGGATCCGGAACCTCAGCATTTTTATGATCACCTAATGCTTCTAAAAATAATGATATTTTCTGACGTTCTTCTTCATTTTTAGCTTTGGAAACAACATCTTCAAACACATCTATATCCATACAGTAGATCTTATCAAAAGTTTCATAATCTGCCCTTGTGATGGGTCTTGATTTCTGTTTGGAAATATCAACATGATGATTGGCGGCCGTTTTAATAGCTCTTTTATCAGGGTGTTTACCTTCATGCATAGAAATCGTTCCGGCGGAATCTACCACAAAATTTTCCGGCACTTTTGTTTTCATAATTCCCTCTGCTAAAGGACTTCTGCAAATATTTCCAAGGCAAACCATCAGGATTTTCATAGTCTGATATTTAATAAATTAATCGGCAATCAAAATGGATTGCTGTAACAAAACTAAATAAAAAATGAAGAATACGACTATTCTTCATTTTTAAATATTTTAGATTAAGATCATCTTACTGCTTAATTCTTTCGGTAAGATCTTTAACGTATTTCTTAATTTCTTTATCAATCTTAGAAACATCTTTGATGGTATCACAAGCATACATTACCGTAGAGTGATCTTTTCCGCCCATTTCTTCACCGATTTTAGTGAATGTGGAGTTGGTAAACTCTTTTGAGAAATACATCGCCAATTGTCTTGGTAAAGCGATCTCTCTTTTTCTTGTTTTGGATAGAAGCTGCTCTTTTTTGATTCCAAAATAGTCGCACACCACTTCCTGAATATAAGGAATATTGATGACCTTCTTTTGGTTAGCCGCAATTCTGTTGATCGTTTCCTTTAATAGCTCAAGACTTAAATCTCTCTTGTATACTGTAGAATAGGCAATTACTGAGTTGATAACTCCAATCAATTCTCTTACGTTTGTTTTTGTTTCAACCGCAAGGAAATCAAGCATATCTCCTGGAAGAACGATTCCGTCTCTGCTTAATTTATCTTCAATGATCTGTCTTCTTGTAGATAAATCCGGAGATTTGATTTCTGCAGAAAGTCCCCATTTGAAACGAGAACAATTCTGTCCTGAATATCCATAATGTCTGCTGGTGCTTTATCGGAAGTAAGAATGATCTGTTTTCCATTTTGATGCAAGTGATCAAAAATGTGGAAGAAACTATCTTGAGTAGCTGATTTTCCTGATAAGAATTGAATATCATCAATAATCAGGACATCTACCATTTGATAGAAATTTGCAAATTCTGTTTGCTTATGTGCTTTTGCCGCAGAAATAAACTGCTGGATGAATTTTTCTGAAGATAAATAAAGAACTACTTTGTCTGGAAACTGATTTTTTACTTCAAGACCAACTGCCTGACCTAAGTGAGTTTTTCCAACACCATACCCGCCATATAAGAATAAAGGGTTGAATGCGGTAGCTCCCGGTCTTTTAGCAATAGATCTTGCCACGGTAGCTGCAAATTTATTACTTTCTCCTTCTACATAACTATCAAAAGAATAGTCTGGTTTCAGATTAGAATCAATATTTACTTTTCTAATTCCAGGGACCACGAAAGGGTTTACAATATTAGCTGAGAATCCTTGTGGCATTGTTTCCTGTGTTTTTGGAGTAGGAACACTTTGTCCCTTCATGTTCATGGTAACCGGCTTTTCTTCACCTTTTGGTCTGTTTTCCATTACAGAATACCATAACTTCACTCCTTTTCCTACATTTTTCTTCAGGGCAGCAGAAAGTAAGGACAAGTAATTATCCTCTATGTATTCCTTGTAAAAATCGCTCGGTACGATAAGTGTAAGGTTATTAGCTACTAATGAAAGTGGCTGTACCTTATCAAATAACATATCGAAAGATTTTTCAAGTTTTTTCAGGTCAGAATTATCTTCAGCTGCGTTCAGGTTATCGCGCATAAACTGAAGGCATTTCTGCCATATCATCATTAAATTGTCATCCATTTTTATGCCCTGATTATTCTTTTGTTTGTACTGTTTTTAGAAGGGAGACAAAGGTCTAATTTTTTCTTTTTAAAAAATAATATTGCGGGTATTGATTATTTAAAAATATATTTGTATGTATAATTTAAGACCTAAAATGATACACACAACACACTCAATACGAGTACGTTACGCAGAAACAGACCCTATGAAATATGTATACTACGGTAACTACGCTGAGTACCTTGAAGTTGCCCGGGTTGAACTCTTCAGAAACATAGGAATTTCATACGATGAAATTGAGAACCAAGGAATTTGGCTTCCTGTTTCGGAGTACAAATTAAGTATATTCGCCCAGCTTTGTATGACCAAATTCTAGAAATTCATACTTATATTAAAAAAATCCCCGGAGTAAAAATTGAATTTGAATATGAAATTTACAATGAAGAGCATATTAAAATTACGGAAGCCTCTACTACCCTCTTCTTTTTAAATGCCCAAACTAATAAAATCATGAAGTGTCCGGATTTTCTAATGGAAATAATTGAAGCAAACTGGAAGAACACACCAAAAGATGCATGATAAGCGATTGAGGTAGAAAGCATAGAACTTGGAAATGGAAACCCTTCATCATTAACCATTAACTATTGCCTCAGAACCTCATCTATTTACTAATTAATTCGCACCTTTGCACTTGTATTAACCCATACTTATATCAATATTATGAAGATTGCATTTTTGGGGCCTCATGCCAGCTTTACTCAACTTGCCGCTGCACAACTTTTTCCTAATGACGAGCTTTTACCACAAGCCAGCATCCTGGATTGTTTTGGTGCAGTAGAAAGCGGAGAAGCTCTCAAGGCTGTTGTTCCTTTGGAAAACTCCATAGAAGGCACTGTATCAATGACGCTGGATTATTTGTATAAGACCCCGTCTATTAAAATTGAAGCAGAGGCTGTAATGCCCATTGCTCATCACCTGATGATTCATCCTGAAAATTCTATTGAGGAAATCGAAAGGATTTATTCACACCCACAAGCGCTCGCTCAGAGTTTTCATTTTTTAGATACCCATTATAAAGGAATTCCTAAACAGGATATTTCTTCTACAGCTGCTGCTGCTAAATTTGTTTCGGAGAATAAAGATTCCAAAATAGCTGCAGTAGCCAATCAATTTGCCGCTAATTTATATGGATTAAATATCGTCAACCGCAATATTCAGGATTTTGAACAAAATCACACCCGGTTTATCATTATTTCTAAACAACAAAATAAATATGATAACAGCCAACTGGAAACATTAGGCGAGAAATCCGGGATGCTTATTACCCTTCCTGAGGATCATCCTGGAGGACTACACCAGGTTTTATCGGTTTTTGCATGGAGAAAGATGAACCTCAGCAAAATTGAATCCAGAACATTAAAGACCGGATTGGGTAATTATTTCTTTTTTATTAATGTAGAAGGCCCTTGGGAAGATGTACTTCACGGGAATGCATTAAAGGAACTTGAATCTATCAAAGCAGATGTTGATTTTCTTGGAAATTATAAAGAATTCCTTTTAGAAAGCTAAAAAAAATACATATCAACTTAAAAGCACTGTTACTACAACAGTGCTTTTTTTATGTGAAATATAGTAAAAAAACAATTCATTACCCCTCGATATCCTATTGACAAGTATCAATAACTCCAAATAATAACCCACAATAGGGGGAAATTTTATTTTCTCAAAAACCTCATATACACTAGCTTAACAAAAATGGAATAAAAATAACTCGTAATTAAAATATGTAACAATATACATTAAAATACAAACATACGTTTAAAAATATTACATCATATTAACATTAAAAGTGAAAATTTCATAATGCAGAGTATAATATTTTTGTATCTTTGTTAGCAACTAAATAAAAATCTTGATCATGAAAACTAAACTTTACAGCCTAGTATTAGCGTGTGCAACGTTGCCACTGTTTTCCCAAGTAGGAATTAATACTTCTGCTCCAACAGCAACGTTGGACGTTAATGGAAATATGAGAGTTCGAAATACACCAGCCGCTACCACAGTACCTGGATACCAGCTTCTAGTTCAGGATAATTCAAGCACAGAAGTATTTGCAATGGATCCACAATTGTTAATAGGGGCTGCTAATGTAAATTCAGGCATGTATTCTGCTAAAAATCAACAGGAATAAGCCTTGTAAATGTTTCGCTTTTTCCAGCAACCTTCAAACCAGTCAATTTCCTGACAGCAGAAAGAACAATAGGATCAGCAGCTATGTTTTCTGATTCAGACAGTTCATTTATTATTCCATCTACAGGAGTGTATATGTTAGGATATACTTTCAGATACGGAACAGGATTACAGGCAGATCTTCTTGTAAATGGTTATGGTATTGGAATAGCAAGAACAAGAAGTGGAGTGGGTACAGTTATTGACACCCGAGCGTTTTCAGGTCTTGACTTACTTGTAGCTAAGTTAACACTATCTGAAGCCAGTATCAATTCATTATATTCCTTTCAGGCCGGAGATAAAGTAAGTTTTGGTCTCACAGGAAGCAACGTTTTATCATTATCGATTGCGGGCTCCAGTGTTTCTTCTTTCTATATCTATAAAGTCTCTAATTAATAAGAACATATTGTTAGTTATCTATATCGTTAGCCCATCGCAGTATTGTGATGGGCTAATTTTTTAATGCCATTTTAAAATTCTTTATATTTGATGAAAACTATATAATGAATGAGTATTTTGCAGTTATCCTAATTATAGTCA
This is a stretch of genomic DNA from Chryseobacterium tructae. It encodes these proteins:
- a CDS encoding SAM-dependent methyltransferase, giving the protein MLFLLPAYLSENTSITHFAPVIKEYIMQTDYFFVENEKTARKVVKFFAPEKKQSDLKLFLLDKYTENADIKEAQQLMLKGQDFGLLSEAGLPCIADPGNLMVKWCHEKNIRVIPISGPSSIILALISSGFNGQEFTFHGYLPIDKGEKKKQMTNLEGLVQKTGYSQIFMETPYRNNQLIEDLLKFLSPNTKLCIAANINDPEHEFIKTKTIKDWQKQKPELHKVPAVFLLGK
- a CDS encoding low molecular weight protein-tyrosine-phosphatase: MKILMVCLGNICRSPLAEGIMKTKVPENFVVDSAGTISMHEGKHPDKRAIKTAANHHVDISKQKSRPITRADYETFDKIYCMDIDVFEDVVSKAKNEEERQKISLFLEALGDHKNAEVPDPYWGDMQDFEHVFQLLEKGCDAIRKQILIT
- the pheA gene encoding prephenate dehydratase; this encodes MKIAFLGPHASFTQLAAAQLFPNDELLPQASILDCFGAVESGEALKAVVPLENSIEGTVSMTLDYLYKTPSIKIEAEAVMPIAHHLMIHPENSIEEIERIYSHPQALAQSFHFLDTHYKGIPKQDISSTAAAAKFVSENKDSKIAAVANQFAANLYGLNIVNRNIQDFEQNHTRFIIISKQQNKYDNSQLETLGEKSGMLITLPEDHPGGLHQVLSVFAWRKMNLSKIESRTLKTGLGNYFFFINVEGPWEDVLHGNALKELESIKADVDFLGNYKEFLLES
- a CDS encoding nuclear transport factor 2 family protein codes for the protein MKKLLLLLIVSFNFSFAQTKDENEILKVMNDFMESIKTRNEAQYLSLFQEPVLWTGIYKDRTQAKRLEKNPKAEYYFADDYKAFIKGFKDDKSEEKFDNIKIVEDGAVASANFDYSFWYEGKMENWGKEIWTLMKINGIWKITSVTFSMDLAKYFPQPSLNERTKK